A window of the Bacillus sp. A301a_S52 genome harbors these coding sequences:
- a CDS encoding ABC transporter ATP-binding protein, which translates to MKNAPSLAFKDVSFGYEEDHHDSLIFEEMSLSVNENEFVVILGPSGSGKSTFFRLASGLEQPDSGQISIRGKEMKERLGEVGYMPQQGLLLPWRTVMENGRLPLEIKGVPKKEAEEKVKDYIEKFGLEGTENKFPHQLSGGMQQRVSFLRAMLSGSDILLLDEPFSALDSLTRVMMQGWLLTQWHQWPKTIIFITHDMEEAIFLADRILVLTEKTRKKELVEIPVPLPRPRTDEVRITPTFMKLKEKLLKEMRGEV; encoded by the coding sequence ATGAAAAATGCACCTTCATTAGCTTTTAAAGACGTCTCCTTTGGTTATGAGGAGGATCACCATGATTCGTTAATCTTTGAAGAGATGAGTTTATCTGTTAACGAGAATGAATTTGTGGTGATTTTAGGACCGAGTGGATCTGGAAAGTCCACATTCTTTCGTCTTGCTTCAGGACTTGAGCAACCAGATAGTGGTCAAATTAGTATCCGTGGCAAGGAAATGAAGGAACGGTTAGGAGAAGTGGGATACATGCCACAACAAGGCCTCTTACTCCCATGGAGAACGGTCATGGAGAATGGTCGGCTTCCCCTTGAAATTAAGGGGGTCCCTAAAAAAGAAGCTGAAGAAAAAGTTAAAGATTATATAGAAAAATTTGGACTTGAAGGTACGGAGAACAAGTTCCCCCACCAACTTTCTGGTGGCATGCAACAACGGGTCTCCTTTTTACGAGCGATGCTTTCAGGAAGTGATATTCTTCTACTTGATGAGCCGTTTAGCGCATTGGACTCATTGACCAGAGTTATGATGCAAGGATGGTTATTGACCCAATGGCATCAATGGCCAAAGACGATTATTTTTATCACCCATGATATGGAAGAAGCGATTTTTTTAGCCGATAGAATTTTGGTGCTTACCGAAAAAACGAGGAAAAAAGAATTAGTCGAGATTCCTGTGCCATTACCTCGCCCGAGGACTGATGAAGTACGCATAACACCTACTTTTATGAAGCTAAAAGAGAAGCTGTTAAAAGAAATGAGAGGGGAAGTATGA
- the tenA gene encoding thiaminase II translates to MSFTKHLYDKLQPIWRKNHDHPFVKELGEGTLPKEKFRFFMIQDYLYLIEYSKLFAIGATKAKDVKTMGEFAKLLDATLNTEMSLHRQYAAKFDISEQELENATPAPTTLAYTHYMLHVGNQNGLAELVASVLPCMWSYAEIGKMLDERHGKQNHNYQEWIDMYADSEFQALASWTINLLDELAAGKPEHELAHLEEIFLTTTKFEYMFWDMAYHETGWPKGL, encoded by the coding sequence ATGTCATTTACGAAACACTTATATGACAAGCTTCAACCTATTTGGAGGAAAAATCATGATCATCCATTCGTAAAAGAGTTGGGTGAAGGCACATTACCAAAAGAGAAGTTCCGTTTTTTTATGATACAAGATTACTTATATCTTATTGAGTATTCGAAGTTATTTGCTATCGGTGCTACGAAAGCAAAAGATGTGAAGACGATGGGGGAATTTGCGAAACTTTTAGATGCCACACTTAATACAGAAATGTCGTTGCATCGCCAATATGCAGCGAAGTTCGACATCTCTGAGCAAGAGCTTGAAAATGCTACTCCCGCTCCAACAACACTAGCCTACACTCACTATATGCTTCATGTGGGTAATCAGAATGGCTTAGCTGAATTAGTTGCAAGTGTACTGCCATGTATGTGGAGTTACGCGGAAATTGGGAAAATGCTTGATGAACGACATGGTAAACAAAATCATAATTATCAAGAATGGATAGATATGTATGCCGATAGCGAATTTCAGGCGCTTGCTTCGTGGACGATTAATTTGCTCGATGAACTAGCCGCAGGGAAACCTGAGCACGAACTAGCCCATTTGGAGGAGATCTTTTTAACGACGACTAAATTTGAGTACATGTTCTGGGATATGGCTTATCATGAGACTGGGTGGCCGAAAGGGTTATGA
- a CDS encoding acetylornithine deacetylase — protein MAQLDDLLTQMDDRRGELLTLVKDLIRFPTESPPARNTEEAQSFIAEKLRAIGFSIDQWDVFPHDPNVVGTLKGKQSGVYQSLIINGHIDVAEVENDVGWTQNPFEPVVKNGRIYGRGTADMKGGLAGALFALQLLKDNGIVLPGDVIFQSVIGEEVGEAGTLECCEKGYKADGAIVVDTSDLAIQGQGGVITGWVTIKSPTTYHDALRRNMVHAGGGLYGASAIEKMVKLIEGLKELEQHWAVTKSYQGFPPGMSTINPAVIEGGRHAAFVADECRLWITVHFYPDENHMEIAKEVEDHLLKVSEADPWLRHHPPVFKWGGKSMIEDKGEIFPSLNIDQEGPLVQQLTHAHSHILTTKPQVGMSQTVTDGGWLGEAGIPTVIYGPGDLQNAHSTNESVEISQLIDFTKVMLTFIYQWSHTKKEEL, from the coding sequence ATGGCGCAATTAGATGATTTACTTACACAGATGGATGATCGCCGCGGAGAGCTGTTGACTCTTGTTAAAGATCTCATACGTTTTCCCACCGAGAGTCCTCCTGCAAGAAATACTGAAGAGGCTCAGTCTTTCATTGCTGAAAAATTAAGAGCGATAGGTTTTTCTATCGATCAATGGGACGTCTTCCCACACGATCCGAATGTTGTAGGAACATTGAAAGGAAAACAATCTGGTGTCTACCAAAGTTTAATCATTAATGGTCACATAGATGTAGCAGAGGTGGAAAATGATGTAGGATGGACGCAAAATCCTTTTGAGCCAGTTGTAAAAAATGGGCGAATTTATGGAAGAGGGACAGCAGATATGAAAGGGGGACTGGCTGGCGCTTTATTCGCCTTACAGTTATTGAAGGACAATGGCATTGTTCTCCCAGGAGATGTAATTTTTCAATCTGTTATTGGTGAAGAGGTTGGAGAAGCAGGGACATTGGAATGCTGTGAAAAGGGATATAAAGCTGATGGAGCTATTGTGGTCGATACGAGCGATCTCGCGATACAAGGTCAAGGGGGCGTTATTACAGGATGGGTGACGATTAAAAGCCCAACGACATACCACGATGCTCTTCGCCGCAATATGGTTCATGCTGGTGGTGGTTTGTATGGAGCAAGCGCCATTGAAAAAATGGTCAAGCTTATCGAAGGGTTAAAAGAGCTTGAACAACATTGGGCTGTGACAAAATCCTATCAAGGTTTTCCGCCAGGCATGTCGACCATTAATCCAGCTGTCATTGAAGGAGGGCGACATGCAGCCTTCGTTGCAGATGAATGTCGTCTGTGGATAACGGTCCATTTTTATCCTGATGAAAACCATATGGAGATTGCGAAAGAGGTTGAAGACCATTTATTAAAGGTGTCAGAAGCTGATCCATGGTTAAGACATCATCCTCCCGTTTTTAAATGGGGAGGAAAATCAATGATTGAAGACAAGGGCGAAATCTTTCCATCCCTTAATATTGATCAAGAAGGACCATTAGTTCAGCAATTAACGCATGCACATTCGCATATTCTCACAACAAAACCTCAAGTGGGTATGTCACAAACTGTGACGGACGGTGGTTGGCTGGGAGAGGCAGGAATTCCAACCGTTATATACGGCCCTGGTGATCTACAAAACGCTCACAGCACGAACGAGTCTGTAGAGATTTCACAACTAATAGATTTCACCAAAGTTATGCTTACGTTTATTTATCAATGGAGTCATACGAAGAAGGAGGAACTATAA
- the fabZ gene encoding 3-hydroxyacyl-ACP dehydratase FabZ, with amino-acid sequence MLNLEEIKEIIPHRYPFLLIDRILEVEEGKRAVGIKNVSANEEFFNGHFPDYAVMPGVLIIEALAQVGAVAMLKKEENRGRLAFFAGIDGCRFKGQVRPGDQLHLEVEMTRLRGKIGKGKAIASVDGKTVAEAELMFALGDK; translated from the coding sequence GTGCTTAATCTTGAAGAAATCAAAGAAATTATCCCTCACCGTTATCCTTTTTTACTTATCGACCGTATTTTAGAAGTAGAAGAAGGAAAACGGGCTGTAGGAATTAAAAATGTCTCGGCCAACGAAGAATTTTTTAATGGTCACTTCCCTGATTATGCTGTTATGCCAGGTGTATTAATTATCGAAGCATTAGCACAAGTAGGCGCTGTGGCAATGTTAAAGAAAGAGGAAAATCGTGGTCGTCTTGCTTTTTTTGCGGGTATTGACGGATGTCGGTTTAAAGGGCAAGTTCGACCAGGTGATCAGCTCCACTTAGAGGTCGAAATGACACGGTTGCGTGGGAAAATAGGTAAAGGCAAAGCGATAGCCTCTGTAGACGGAAAAACCGTTGCTGAAGCAGAGCTTATGTTTGCTCTTGGTGACAAATAA
- a CDS encoding DNA-directed RNA polymerase subunit beta, whose amino-acid sequence MEPTQKKTKQQKRREKKGRIRLIPIWLRLLIVAVAMVISLILGAMIGYWLVGDGGDPRDVLKPDTWYHIYDIIFDGTERQRTR is encoded by the coding sequence ATGGAGCCAACTCAAAAAAAGACTAAACAACAAAAGCGGCGTGAGAAGAAAGGGCGTATTAGACTTATTCCGATTTGGTTGAGACTGTTAATTGTAGCGGTTGCCATGGTGATTAGTCTCATCCTTGGTGCAATGATCGGCTATTGGCTGGTTGGAGATGGGGGAGACCCGAGAGACGTGCTTAAACCGGATACGTGGTATCATATTTATGACATTATCTTTGACGGAACGGAACGACAACGGACGCGATAA
- a CDS encoding flagellar hook-basal body protein produces MNQSMINSAVTMGQVQQKLNTIGHNLANANTTGYKQRDTSFADLLFQQVNNQPNIAREIGRQTPNGIRVGSGGAVVQTAIRFQQGSIQETGRQLDVALTEPGYFFEVSPTETGERRFTRDGAFYLSPNPNVPGENNLVNSEGEFVLGADGNPISIPGGFEEFTITDNGTIQIALPDGTFQDVAQLQLVNITKPQLLVSLGDNNFTFPNLDELGFGIDDVLEEAAGAGIFQQSALEGSNVDLSKEMTSMLEAQRFYQFNSQAISITDQMMGLVSNIR; encoded by the coding sequence ATGAATCAGTCCATGATTAATTCTGCAGTAACAATGGGACAAGTTCAGCAAAAACTTAATACAATTGGCCATAATCTGGCCAATGCAAATACAACGGGTTATAAGCAACGTGATACAAGTTTTGCTGACCTTTTGTTTCAGCAAGTGAACAATCAACCAAATATAGCGCGCGAAATCGGCCGTCAAACACCTAATGGCATTCGTGTAGGATCAGGCGGAGCCGTTGTTCAAACTGCTATTAGATTTCAGCAAGGGTCGATTCAAGAAACTGGTCGACAATTAGACGTTGCGTTAACGGAGCCTGGCTATTTCTTTGAAGTATCACCAACAGAAACGGGTGAACGGCGATTTACGCGGGATGGTGCTTTTTATTTAAGTCCAAACCCGAATGTCCCTGGTGAAAATAACCTTGTGAACTCAGAAGGCGAGTTTGTGTTGGGAGCTGATGGGAATCCTATTTCTATTCCTGGCGGGTTTGAAGAATTTACGATTACTGATAATGGGACGATTCAAATTGCTTTACCTGACGGGACTTTTCAAGATGTAGCCCAATTACAGCTTGTAAATATTACAAAGCCCCAACTCCTTGTCAGTCTAGGAGACAATAATTTTACCTTCCCGAATTTAGATGAACTTGGTTTTGGGATTGACGATGTCTTGGAAGAAGCTGCTGGAGCGGGTATTTTTCAACAGTCTGCACTTGAAGGATCGAATGTAGACCTGTCAAAAGAAATGACTAGTATGCTGGAAGCCCAACGTTTTTATCAATTTAATTCTCAGGCCATTAGCATTACTGATCAAATGATGGGTCTCGTCTCGAATATACGTTAA
- a CDS encoding flagellar hook-basal body protein: MLRGLYAAGSGMIAQQRRQEMLTNNLSNVNTPGFKADQASLRTFPNMLINALGTDHQQAFGTNRVGELATGVYMQEQTPNFRQGDMQETGNSTDIALLQGLVPQDDDTGQDALLVYEILNNDGEIRYTRNGNFTIDGQGFLTNSQGHYILGVNGDPINVQNENIRVEANGQIFSDANELLGQINVAVVADPSQLVKEGNGFLRYDGENDVITAVDNAAVTYQLQQGFIERSTVDSAQTMTEMMNTLRTFEANQKVLQAYDQSLERAVNNVGRLG; this comes from the coding sequence ATGCTTCGTGGCTTATATGCAGCCGGCTCAGGGATGATTGCCCAACAGAGACGCCAGGAAATGCTTACAAATAATTTATCAAATGTTAATACTCCAGGTTTTAAGGCAGACCAAGCTTCACTAAGAACATTTCCTAATATGCTGATCAATGCGCTTGGTACAGATCACCAACAAGCATTTGGAACAAACCGTGTCGGGGAGCTAGCTACGGGTGTCTATATGCAGGAACAAACACCAAACTTTCGCCAAGGAGATATGCAAGAAACAGGCAATAGTACAGATATTGCTCTCCTCCAAGGGCTTGTACCGCAAGACGATGATACAGGTCAAGATGCTCTTCTCGTTTACGAGATTTTAAATAATGATGGCGAGATTAGATATACACGAAATGGAAACTTTACTATAGATGGTCAAGGCTTTTTGACGAACTCACAAGGCCACTACATTCTCGGTGTAAACGGTGACCCGATTAATGTGCAAAATGAGAACATACGGGTAGAAGCTAACGGACAAATTTTTTCAGATGCTAACGAACTACTTGGACAAATTAATGTCGCAGTGGTGGCTGACCCCTCTCAACTTGTAAAAGAAGGTAACGGCTTTTTGCGATATGATGGCGAAAATGACGTTATAACAGCTGTAGATAATGCTGCAGTAACATACCAACTGCAACAGGGATTTATTGAACGCTCAACCGTTGATTCAGCGCAGACGATGACTGAAATGATGAATACTTTGCGGACATTTGAAGCTAATCAAAAAGTTCTTCAAGCGTATGATCAAAGCCTTGAGAGAGCCGTAAACAATGTGGGACGATTAGGATAA
- a CDS encoding rod shape-determining protein, whose product MFGRDIGIDLGTANVLIHVKGRGIVLNEPSVVAIDTNSKKVLAVGDEAFKMVGRTPGNIVAIRPLKDGVIADFDTTESMLKHFLDKIKVKGLLSKPRILICCPTNITSVEQKAIREAAEKSGGKNIYLEEEPKVAAVGAGMDIYQPSGNMVVDIGGGTTDIAVLSMGDIVTAASIKMAGDRFDSDILHYIKKKYKLLIGDRTSEDIKKEVGTVFPGARDETIDIRGRDMVSGLPRTITINSEEVRLSMEESVQHIVQAAKNVLEQTPPELSADIIDRGIIITGGGAYLHGIDQLLSDELKVPVLIAEQPMDCVANGTGLLLENLDRINKNKVKL is encoded by the coding sequence ATGTTTGGAAGGGATATTGGAATTGATTTAGGTACTGCAAATGTATTGATCCATGTAAAAGGGAGAGGAATTGTATTAAACGAACCTTCTGTCGTTGCCATTGATACCAACTCAAAAAAAGTTCTCGCTGTTGGAGATGAGGCTTTTAAGATGGTTGGAAGGACACCGGGCAATATCGTGGCGATTAGACCACTTAAAGATGGTGTTATTGCTGATTTTGATACGACCGAGTCAATGCTTAAACATTTTCTGGACAAAATTAAAGTTAAGGGACTTCTTTCAAAACCAAGAATTCTAATTTGCTGTCCGACTAATATAACGTCAGTGGAGCAAAAAGCTATTCGTGAAGCGGCCGAAAAAAGTGGTGGGAAAAATATTTATCTGGAAGAGGAACCTAAAGTTGCAGCTGTAGGAGCCGGTATGGATATCTACCAGCCAAGTGGTAATATGGTCGTTGACATTGGTGGTGGTACAACAGATATTGCCGTTCTTTCTATGGGAGACATTGTGACAGCAGCCTCCATTAAAATGGCGGGGGATCGGTTCGATAGTGATATCTTACATTATATTAAAAAGAAGTATAAATTATTGATTGGTGACAGAACATCTGAAGATATAAAGAAAGAAGTGGGAACGGTATTCCCTGGGGCACGTGATGAAACAATCGATATACGAGGAAGAGATATGGTCAGTGGCTTACCACGAACGATTACGATAAACTCAGAAGAAGTTAGATTATCTATGGAAGAGTCTGTTCAACATATCGTGCAAGCTGCTAAAAATGTTCTTGAGCAAACACCACCAGAACTTTCGGCTGATATCATTGACCGAGGGATTATTATTACAGGTGGAGGAGCGTATTTACATGGGATCGACCAATTATTGTCAGATGAATTGAAGGTACCAGTGCTTATTGCTGAGCAACCAATGGATTGTGTAGCTAATGGGACCGGTCTCCTTTTAGAAAATTTAGATCGAATAAATAAAAATAAAGTGAAATTGTAA
- the spoIIID gene encoding sporulation transcriptional regulator SpoIIID, whose protein sequence is MHDYIKERTIKIGRYIVETKKTVRTIAKEFGVSKSTVHKDLTERLPEINPDLATQVKTILDYHKSIRHLRGGEATKVKYKQSTEKLSVAESKLTKI, encoded by the coding sequence GTGCACGATTACATCAAAGAGAGGACCATCAAGATAGGAAGGTACATCGTAGAGACGAAAAAAACAGTCAGAACAATTGCAAAAGAGTTTGGTGTCTCAAAAAGCACTGTCCATAAGGATTTGACAGAGCGTTTACCAGAAATCAATCCGGACCTTGCTACTCAAGTTAAAACGATTCTAGATTATCACAAATCTATTAGACATTTACGGGGAGGGGAAGCAACTAAAGTTAAATATAAGCAATCGACCGAAAAATTATCAGTAGCCGAATCGAAACTGACAAAAATTTAG